One genomic region from Candidatus Rokuibacteriota bacterium encodes:
- a CDS encoding nucleotide sugar dehydrogenase: protein MTAGGGVGADLMQRFERRDATVGVVGLGYVGLPLAVAFAKVGMRVIGVDADAGRVERIGRGQSPIEDVPSDDLAPLVRTGRLTVAGSVGGLGAADAIIICVPTPLGKSKEPDISHIVAAADEVAKILRPGRLVVLESTTYPGTTEEVLLPRFTASGLAVGEQVFLAFSPERIDPGNRTYGLSNIPKIVGGVTPACRQLACALYGQIVERVVPVSSPQAAELVKLFENIFRSVNIALVNELAIMCRRLGLSVWEIIDAAATKPFGFMPFYPGPGIGGHCLPSDPYYLSWRARMMGYEARFIAFADEINGGMPAYTVQLAADALNDQGKPLKGSRVLALGVAYKPGVGDVRDSPAVEIIGALLLRGASVDYADPHVPTLTVGSRRLAGVDWATADLASYDLVAVLTAHREFDPARLCREARLVLDTRNLTGALGAQPHVIRL from the coding sequence GTGACGGCCGGGGGCGGTGTCGGGGCGGATCTCATGCAGCGCTTCGAGCGTCGCGACGCGACGGTCGGCGTCGTCGGGCTCGGCTACGTCGGGCTTCCACTCGCCGTGGCCTTCGCAAAGGTCGGCATGCGCGTGATCGGGGTGGACGCCGATGCGGGGCGGGTGGAGCGGATCGGGCGCGGCCAGAGCCCGATCGAGGACGTGCCGAGCGACGATCTCGCGCCGCTCGTCAGGACCGGGCGGCTGACGGTCGCAGGCAGCGTGGGAGGGCTCGGCGCCGCCGACGCGATCATCATCTGCGTGCCGACGCCCTTGGGCAAGTCCAAGGAGCCGGACATCTCGCACATCGTGGCGGCGGCCGACGAGGTCGCCAAGATCCTCCGTCCCGGCCGGCTCGTGGTCCTCGAGTCGACGACCTACCCGGGCACAACGGAGGAGGTGCTGCTGCCCCGCTTCACCGCCTCCGGGCTCGCCGTCGGGGAGCAGGTCTTCCTCGCCTTCTCGCCGGAGCGCATCGATCCGGGCAACCGCACGTACGGCCTCTCCAACATCCCCAAGATCGTGGGCGGCGTGACGCCCGCCTGCCGGCAGCTCGCCTGCGCGCTCTACGGTCAGATCGTCGAGCGCGTAGTGCCGGTCTCGTCCCCGCAGGCGGCCGAGTTGGTCAAGCTCTTCGAGAACATCTTCCGCAGCGTCAACATCGCCCTCGTCAACGAGCTCGCCATCATGTGCCGGCGGCTGGGGCTGTCCGTCTGGGAGATCATCGACGCGGCCGCGACCAAGCCCTTCGGGTTCATGCCGTTCTACCCGGGGCCCGGCATCGGCGGCCACTGCCTGCCGAGCGACCCGTACTACCTCTCGTGGCGCGCGCGCATGATGGGCTACGAGGCGCGCTTCATCGCCTTCGCGGACGAGATCAACGGCGGCATGCCCGCCTACACCGTGCAGCTGGCGGCCGACGCCCTCAACGACCAGGGCAAGCCTTTGAAGGGCTCGCGCGTCTTGGCACTGGGAGTCGCGTACAAACCCGGGGTGGGGGACGTGCGGGACTCCCCCGCCGTGGAGATCATCGGCGCGCTCCTGCTGCGCGGCGCGAGCGTGGACTACGCCGATCCCCACGTGCCGACGCTCACGGTGGGCAGCCGGCGGCTCGCCGGCGTGGACTGGGCGACCGCCGACCTCGCGTCCTACGACCTGGTGGCGGTGCTCACGGCCCACCGCGAGTTCGACCCGGCGCGGCTCTGCCGCGAGGCGCGCCTCGTCCTCGACACACGCAACCTGACCGGAGCGTTGGGTGCC
- a CDS encoding DegT/DnrJ/EryC1/StrS family aminotransferase — protein sequence MAAAERVLASCRFILGPEVVALEAELAALCGTRHGIGVNSGTDALVLALKAVGVKPGDEVVTSSFSFVASASAVLMVGARPVFVDIDPVTYNLDPTLVARAVTPRTRAIVAVDLYGQPAAMDAITDIARARGLAVIEDAAQAVGATYAGRPAGAWGDVACLSFYPTKNLGACGDGGMVLTARDDVAQTVRRLRDHGSPRKYEHVELGYSSRLDELQAALLRVKLGHLPAWNDRRREIAARYRELLQGTPLVLAQERSPARHIYHQFTVRTPKRDALVGALADAGVGTAVHYPIPIPAQPMFAVPDVDRAFPNAARAAAEVVSLPCFPELSDDEVRSVAFAVRAAIQRLA from the coding sequence ATGGCGGCGGCCGAGCGGGTGCTGGCCTCCTGCCGGTTCATCCTCGGGCCCGAGGTGGTGGCGCTCGAGGCCGAGCTGGCGGCGCTCTGCGGCACCCGTCACGGTATCGGCGTCAACTCCGGCACCGACGCGCTCGTGCTCGCCCTCAAGGCGGTGGGTGTCAAGCCCGGCGACGAGGTCGTCACGTCGTCGTTCTCGTTCGTGGCATCGGCCAGCGCCGTGCTGATGGTGGGCGCCCGGCCCGTCTTCGTCGACATCGACCCGGTCACGTACAACCTCGACCCCACGCTTGTGGCCCGGGCCGTGACGCCGCGGACGCGCGCCATCGTGGCCGTGGATCTCTACGGGCAGCCCGCCGCCATGGACGCGATCACCGACATCGCCCGCGCCCGCGGGCTCGCCGTCATCGAGGACGCGGCGCAGGCCGTGGGCGCCACCTACGCCGGCCGACCGGCGGGCGCCTGGGGCGACGTCGCGTGCCTTTCCTTCTACCCGACGAAGAACCTCGGCGCCTGTGGCGACGGCGGCATGGTCTTGACGGCCCGTGACGACGTCGCCCAGACGGTCCGGCGGCTCCGCGATCACGGCTCGCCACGGAAGTACGAGCACGTGGAGCTCGGCTACTCGAGCCGGCTCGACGAGCTTCAGGCGGCGCTCCTGCGCGTGAAGCTCGGGCACCTGCCCGCGTGGAACGACAGGCGCCGCGAGATCGCCGCGCGCTACCGCGAGCTGCTGCAGGGCACGCCGCTGGTGCTGGCCCAGGAGCGGTCGCCGGCACGCCACATCTACCACCAGTTCACGGTCAGGACCCCGAAGCGGGACGCCCTCGTCGGGGCGCTCGCCGACGCGGGTGTCGGCACCGCCGTGCACTACCCGATCCCCATTCCCGCCCAGCCCATGTTCGCCGTGCCCGACGTCGACCGAGCCTTCCCCAACGCCGCGCGCGCGGCCGCCGAGGTCGTGTCGCTGCCGTGCTTCCCCGAGCTCAGCGACGACGAGGTCCGGAGCGTGGCCTTTGCTGTCAGGGCCGCGATCCAGAGGCTCGCGTGA